Within the Agromyces ramosus genome, the region GCAGCTGGAAGGGCTTCGCGGCCGAGCTCATCGACGCGGCGCTCACCGCCGACATCGACGCCATCGTGCTCCTCGGGGCGATGCTCGCCGACGCGCCGCACACACGGCCGCTCGCCGTCTTCGCCTCGAGCGAGAACCCCGAGGTGCGCGCCGCGCTCGGCGTCGACCGTTCGAACTACGAGGGTCCGGTGGGCATCCTCAGCGTGCTCGCCGACCAGGCCGAGCGCGTCGGCATCCCCACGGTCTCGCTGTGGGCCTCGGTCCCGCACTACGTGCACAACGCCCCGTCACCGAAGGCGGTGCTCGCGCTGCTCGGCAAGCTCGAAGAGCTCACGGGCCTCTCGATCCCCCGCGGGAGCCTCGAGGTCGACGCGAAGGCGTGGGAGGCGGGCGTCGACGCCCTCGCCTCCGACGACGAGGAGATGGCCGGCTACATCGCCCAACTCGAGCAGGCACGCGACGCCGTCGACGCGCCCGAGGCGAGCGGTGAGGCCATCGCGCAGGAGTTCGAGCGCTATCTCCGCCGTCGCGGTGAGGGCCCAGAGGGTCGGGCCGACGGCCGCGGCGACGGACCGCGCGACGAGCCGTGGCGGCCCCGCGACGGCGCCTGAGCGGTCAGGGCTGGATGGCTCCCGTGCCGAGCATGACGAAGAGGAACCCGCCGAGCGCGATGCGATAGATCACGAACGGCAGGAAGCTGCGCTTCGAGATGTAGTTCATGAAGAACGCGATGACGAGGATCGCGACGACGAACGCGAGGAGCGTCGCGGCGGCCGTCTCGATCGGGCCGTAGACCGATGGCTCGCCCCAGCTCTTGAACAGCTGGTAGAAGCCCGAGCCGAACACCGCCGGGATCGCCAGCAGGAAGGCATAGCGGGCCGCGGCAGCACGCTCGTAGCCGAGGAAGAGCCCCATCGTGATCGTGCCGCCTGAGCGTGAGACGCCCGGAATCAGGGAGAGCGACTGCGCGAGGCCGAAGTAGAGGCCGTGCGGCACGGTGAGCTGGTCGAGCCTGCGCCTCTTCGCGCCCGCCCAGTCGGCCAGTCCCAGCACGATGCCGAACACCACGAGCATCGTCGCGACGATCCACAGCGACCGGAGCGTCGTCTCGATCTCATCCTGGAAGAGGATGCCGAGCACGACGATCGGGACCGAGCCGACGATGATCAGCCAGCCCATGCGGGCGTCGGGGTCGTTGCGCGGCACGCGCCCGGTGAACGACCAGAACCAGTGCGAGACGATGCGCACGATGTCGCGCCAGAAGAAGACGACCACGGCGGTCTCGGTGCCGAGCTGGGTGATCGCCGTGAACGCCGCTCCGGGGTCTTCGGCGCCGGGGAGGAACTCCCCCAGGATTCGCAGGTGGGCACTCGAGGAGATCGGGAGGAACTCCGTGAGGCCCTGGACGAGGCCGAGGATGAGCGCTTCGAACACGTGGTGCATCTGCCTTCCGCCTCCGCGGAAGCCGGAGGAACCGAGACCGGTCTTTGGTCAGTAGTCGAGGAGCAGGTCGCGGAGGACTTGCCTACCGAAGACTAGTGCGTCGAGCGGCACCCGCTCATCGACCCCGTGGAACATCGCGGGGAAGTCCAAGCCTTCTGGCAGCTTGAGCGGGGCGAAGCCGTAGCCCGCGATGCCGAGGCGGCTGAGCGCCTTGTTGTCGGTGCCGCCCGACAGCAGGTACGGGAAGACGGGTACGCCAGGATCGTGGGTGCCGAGCGACCGCTTCACGGCATCGACGAGGGTGCCCGACGTGGGGCTCTCGAGGCCGACGTCGCGGTGCACGATCTCGATCTCGATCTCGTCGCCGATCAGGGCGCGCACCTCGGCGAGCACGGCGTCCTCCTCGCCGGGCAGCGTGCGGATGTCGATGAGCGCCTCGGCGTGGTCGGGGATCACGTTGTGCTTGTAGCCGGCCTCGAGCAGGGTCGGGTTCGACGTGGTACGAAGGGTCGCCGTGATGAAGCCCGAGGCGGAGCCGGTGGCCAGGGCGAGCTCGTCGGGAGAAACCTGCTCTGGGTCGACGCCGAGCACGCCCGCGATCTCGCCGAGGAGCTCCCGGGTGGTGTCGGTGAGACGGATCGGCCACTGGGTGCGGCCGAGCGTGGCGACGGCCTCGGCGAGCTTCGTGATCGCGTTGTCGCGGACGAGCCTCGAGCCGTGCGCGGCGACGCCGCGAGCGATCAGCCGGATCCAGATGAGCGACTTCTCTCCCGTCTGCAGCAGGTACGCACGGCGCCCGCCGACGGTGATCGAGTAGCCGCCGACCTCGCTGATCGCCTCGGTGGCGCCCGCGAACAGCTCGGGGTGGTGGTCGACGAGCCAGCTCGATCCGACACCGCCGCCGGCCTCCTCGTCGGCGAAGAAGGCGACGACGAGGTCGCGCTCGGGCTGCGTGCCGGCGCCGAGGATGTCGCCGAGCGCGGCGAGCATCATCGCGTCCATGTCCTTCATGTCGACCGCACCGCGACCCCAGAGCATGCCGTCGCGCACCTCGCCGGCGAACGGGTCGACGCTCCAGTTCCGGGCATCGGCCGGCACCACGTCGAGATGTCCGTGCACGACGAGCGCGGGCTTGTCGGGGTTCTTTCCGGGCACGCGGGCCACGACGCTCGTGCGTCGCGGTTCGGGCTCGAAGAGCCTCGGCTCGAGACCCAGCGCCGCCAGGTGCGCCTCGACGTATTCGGCGGCGTCGCGCTCGCCGTTGGCGCGCCCACCGCCGTAGTTCGAGGTGTCGAACCGGATGAGATCCCGCGCGATGATCGCCGTCTCGTCGAGGTCGGGGGTCGGGTGCGCTCGTGCGGGTGACTCGGCCATGGGTTTCACCGTAGCCGGGGCATCCGTCGATGGCCACCGCGTGCGGAAGCGCCCCGGAATCCGTGCTAATGTCTTCTCTCGGGCCACCGAGCGATCGGAACAGGCCCGACACGAGCGCGGGTGGCGGAAATGGCAGACGCGCTAGCTTGAGGTGCTAGTGCCCTAACGGGCGTGGGGGTTCAAGTCCCCCCTCGCGCACTTGTGTGAAGAAGGCCGGATCATTCTGATCCGGCCTTCTTGCGTTTCTCCCCCAGCCGATTCCGCGTGGCGCGTGCCGCGCCATGAAGCCGCGCTTCGTGGCGCCTGCGCTCGGTGTCGATCGCGGGACATCCGATGACCTTTCTGCGGTCATCCGACGTCTGTGTTCCCTCCCGAGGAGGATCTGGACAGTCGGCATGCCCGGCTTGCTTCATTCGAACATGTGTTCGAAACTGGACGAGTGACCATGACCGCTCCCCTCGCCGCCCCGGCCGGGCCCTCGCGTGTCGAAGAGCTCCAGGCGCGCATCCGCGGCATGCAGGCGACCCGGCTCGAGTCGAAGGCCGTGCCGACGCACCCGGCGTTCGAGGGGGTGCTGCCGGGGGGCACGCTCCGAGAGGGCACGGTCGTCACGGTCGAGGGGTCGACCACGCTGCTCATGGCTCTCCTCGCCGGGCCGTCCGCGAGCGGGCGATGGGTCGCGGTCGCGGGGCTGCCCGACTTCGGCGTCGAGGCCGCCGCGCGATTCGGCATCGCGCTCGACCGGCTCGTGCTCGTGCCCGATCCCGGGCGGCAATGGCTCACCGTGGTCGCGGCGCTCGCCGATGTCATCCCCGTCGTCGCGGTGCGTCCGACCGGCCGCATCGCAGCGGCCGAGGCCTCACGGCTGGCGGCACGGCTCCGGCAGCGCGGCACGGTGCTCCTCGTCGCGGGCGACTGGCCGGGCAGCGATGCGAGCCTCGGCATCGAGGCGAGCCAGTGGCAGGGGCTCGAACGCGGGCACGGGCACCTCAGTGAACGCGAGGTGGTCGTGAGCGTCGGCGGGCGCGCAGAACCCGGCCGCCGCGCGCGGTCCCGGCTTCGCCTGCCCGGCCGGTCCCTCGAGTTCGCCGCGGCCGAGCCCGGGGCACCCCGCGACCCGGTGCGCCTCGACGAGTACGAA harbors:
- a CDS encoding undecaprenyl-diphosphate phosphatase codes for the protein MHHVFEALILGLVQGLTEFLPISSSAHLRILGEFLPGAEDPGAAFTAITQLGTETAVVVFFWRDIVRIVSHWFWSFTGRVPRNDPDARMGWLIIVGSVPIVVLGILFQDEIETTLRSLWIVATMLVVFGIVLGLADWAGAKRRRLDQLTVPHGLYFGLAQSLSLIPGVSRSGGTITMGLFLGYERAAAARYAFLLAIPAVFGSGFYQLFKSWGEPSVYGPIETAAATLLAFVVAILVIAFFMNYISKRSFLPFVIYRIALGGFLFVMLGTGAIQP
- a CDS encoding M20/M25/M40 family metallo-hydrolase; translated protein: MAESPARAHPTPDLDETAIIARDLIRFDTSNYGGGRANGERDAAEYVEAHLAALGLEPRLFEPEPRRTSVVARVPGKNPDKPALVVHGHLDVVPADARNWSVDPFAGEVRDGMLWGRGAVDMKDMDAMMLAALGDILGAGTQPERDLVVAFFADEEAGGGVGSSWLVDHHPELFAGATEAISEVGGYSITVGGRRAYLLQTGEKSLIWIRLIARGVAAHGSRLVRDNAITKLAEAVATLGRTQWPIRLTDTTRELLGEIAGVLGVDPEQVSPDELALATGSASGFITATLRTTSNPTLLEAGYKHNVIPDHAEALIDIRTLPGEEDAVLAEVRALIGDEIEIEIVHRDVGLESPTSGTLVDAVKRSLGTHDPGVPVFPYLLSGGTDNKALSRLGIAGYGFAPLKLPEGLDFPAMFHGVDERVPLDALVFGRQVLRDLLLDY
- a CDS encoding PAC2 family protein, with product MNQPAGFEGGRLLVVAFEGWNDAGEAATGAAKLLVERLGLVEIAAVDPELYFDYQFTRPTIVVGDDGARRLEWPGASILGPSGVPVDDDEVTGPGAAKLHVLIGAEPARSWKGFAAELIDAALTADIDAIVLLGAMLADAPHTRPLAVFASSENPEVRAALGVDRSNYEGPVGILSVLADQAERVGIPTVSLWASVPHYVHNAPSPKAVLALLGKLEELTGLSIPRGSLEVDAKAWEAGVDALASDDEEMAGYIAQLEQARDAVDAPEASGEAIAQEFERYLRRRGEGPEGRADGRGDGPRDEPWRPRDGA